The genomic DNA TATCTTGGTGGATTCAAGGATATGGTAGATGCTGCCAAAAACAAAGAAAAAGGCTATACAGAAGAAGTAAATAATAATGGTACTGGTAATAACAACAGTCAATCTGATGACTCTAACACTACTACTTCGGTAAAAGATATAAAAACTGAAAGCCTCGAAATTCCGGCAAGTAGCTATAAAGTAACCCGCCACGCACATTTTGCCTTAGGGTACGACGAAAGACACGAACAAGCTGCCTGGGTAGCTTATAAGCTCGAAGCGCGCGAAACCAGAGGCAGGGCAGAGCGCGAAGATAGGTTTATACCTGACCCAAGTGTAACAACCCGCACTGCACGCCATTCAGACTATTCTGGTTCGGGATATGACAGGGGACACCTGGCACCTGCGGCTGATTTTAAATTTTCAAAAAAAGCAATGGCAGAAAGTTTTTACATGAGCAACATGAGCCCTCAAAAACCACGTTTCAATCGAGGCATCTGGAAGTCTCTCGAAGAACAGGTAAGAGAGCATGTACGCAAAGACAAGGCATATTATATAGTCACCGGGCCAGTACTCAAAGGGGGGCGCTTTCGCAAAATTGGGCGCAAAACCAAAGTAAGCGTGCCCAAATATTATTATAAAATTTTGCTCGACCTGGAAGAGCCTGAGATCAAAGCCATCGCTTTTTTGATGAAAAATGAGGGTTCTGACAAACCTTTGAGTAGTTTTGTGGTGAGCATTGATAAAGTAGAAGAAATAACCGGGATTGACTTCTTTCCGAATCTGCCCGATGATTTAGAGAAAAAACTAGAAGCTTCTACCTCACTCAAAGGCTGGAGTTTTGACTAATTAAGCTGGCAAATAAGATAAAAAATAAACTAGCCTGATAGCCTATGTGGGTTATCAGGCTTTTGTAAGTTTAGACGTATAATTTATGTTTTATATTGATAATCAAGGGATTAATGACCCAAGGATAAATCTGGCAATTGAAGAACACGTACTACGCAATTTTGCTCCCGATCACAAATACCTTATGTTGTATGTCAACGAACCATCGGTGATTATGGGTAAGCATCAAAACATCTATGAGGAAGTAAATGTAGACTTTGTACAACAAAATAACATCAAAGTAGTGCGGAGGGTGTCAGGGGGGGGGACTGTATACCACGATTTGGGCAACCTGAATTTTAGTTTTTTGGTGCCTCACGACTCGTCTAAACTCAACAACTACCACTATTTTCTAAACCCTATAGTAGAAGCCTTACAAAGCTTGGGAGTACCTGCCGAGATAAGCCCTCGTAATGACTTGATGGCAGCAGGCAAAAAAATATCGGGCAATGCCCAGTTTTCTACTACCAAACGTATGGTAAGCCACGGAACACTGCTATTCAATTCTGAAATTATTCATCTCTCACAATCGCTCAAAGCCAAAACAACTACTATTCAATCCAAGAGTATAAAATCGGTGCGTAGTCCAGTGGCCAACGTGTACGAATACCTCAATAGCGAACAACAAAGCGGGTTGGATATGGAACAGTTTAAAAAAGTATTGCTTCAGTATATTTTCAAAACCCAGCCCAACGAAGTCTCTACAATACCCACTTATACCCTTACCCAAGACGATTGGGAGGTGGTAAATAAATTGGTAAAAGAGAAATACAATACCTGGGAATGGAACTATGCCCGATCGCCCAAATGTAGCATTCATAAAACGCATGATTTTGATTGGGGTACCTTGGCTGCCACAGTAGATATTAAGAAGGGGCACATACAAGGAGTAAATTTTGAAGGGGCGCACCACGGCGAATTGCAGGCAATGCTCGCCAAACTGACACACACACTTACTCAGGTCAAATTTGATAAAAACAGCCTCAAAAAAGCCATTGCCACGGCAAATATTGAGGAGGGTAAATTAAACATCAAAGAAAGCCAAATTTTGCAATTGGTGTGGCAATAATGTGTTAGAAATATGGTACATTGAATAGGATTACGAAATTTAGAAAGAAAAGGGGCAGGTGGCTTTGTTAGGCATTGCCAACAAACCATTGCCCCTTTCACTGCTATAGATTTTGTCACCAAACTTTATCCCTTCATTGGTACTTCCATCAATAATACCTTCGCCGCCTTATTAGCCTCAACCTCTATCTGGGGGGTATTCCATACCCCAAAACCATCTCTTTTACTAAGTTGCTGACCACTAATGGTTACCTCTCCCTCTAAGACAAAAGCATACACTCCATTGGTCGCTTTGTTGAGCTGATAAGTGTCTTTTGTCCCTTTGTCAAACTTACCCATGTTAAACCAGGCATCCTGATGTACCCATACCCCCTGGTCGTCTTTATTGGGCGATAGTATTTGATAAAATG from Microscilla marina ATCC 23134 includes the following:
- a CDS encoding DNA/RNA non-specific endonuclease is translated as YLGGFKDMVDAAKNKEKGYTEEVNNNGTGNNNSQSDDSNTTTSVKDIKTESLEIPASSYKVTRHAHFALGYDERHEQAAWVAYKLEARETRGRAEREDRFIPDPSVTTRTARHSDYSGSGYDRGHLAPAADFKFSKKAMAESFYMSNMSPQKPRFNRGIWKSLEEQVREHVRKDKAYYIVTGPVLKGGRFRKIGRKTKVSVPKYYYKILLDLEEPEIKAIAFLMKNEGSDKPLSSFVVSIDKVEEITGIDFFPNLPDDLEKKLEASTSLKGWSFD
- a CDS encoding lipoate--protein ligase, giving the protein MFYIDNQGINDPRINLAIEEHVLRNFAPDHKYLMLYVNEPSVIMGKHQNIYEEVNVDFVQQNNIKVVRRVSGGGTVYHDLGNLNFSFLVPHDSSKLNNYHYFLNPIVEALQSLGVPAEISPRNDLMAAGKKISGNAQFSTTKRMVSHGTLLFNSEIIHLSQSLKAKTTTIQSKSIKSVRSPVANVYEYLNSEQQSGLDMEQFKKVLLQYIFKTQPNEVSTIPTYTLTQDDWEVVNKLVKEKYNTWEWNYARSPKCSIHKTHDFDWGTLAATVDIKKGHIQGVNFEGAHHGELQAMLAKLTHTLTQVKFDKNSLKKAIATANIEEGKLNIKESQILQLVWQ